One window of Oncorhynchus kisutch isolate 150728-3 linkage group LG25, Okis_V2, whole genome shotgun sequence genomic DNA carries:
- the LOC109869954 gene encoding ATP-dependent RNA helicase DHX8 isoform X3 codes for MRPPSKTSTNKAFEPVVKQKSEKDKLKELFPALCRPDDPAPKAILDEDDVKIADAAMKELEMFMPSVSRSDSKSKSRSDKKRRHSRSRSRDRDRRRRHRSRSRSRSRSRSRDRDRQRDRDRERDRDRGKKRASRWSERSRTPSPHRDRDRDTKEGSDRWKDKHVDRPPPEEPTVGDIFNGKITSIMQFGCFVQLEGLRKRWEGLVHISELRREGRVANVADVVQKGQRVKIKVLSFTGSKTSLSMKDVDQETGEDLNPNRRRNQGPDGEEEKIMRNPDRPTNLNLGHAPELEDDTLERKRLTKISDPEKWEIKQMIAANVLSKEEFPDFDEETGILPKVDDEEDEDLEIELVEEEPPFLRGHTKQSMDMSPVKIVKNPDGSLSQAAMMQSALAKERREVKQCQREAEMDSIPMGLNKHWVDPLPDVDGRQIAANMRGIGMMPTDIPEWKKHAFGGNKASYGKKTAMSILEQRESLPIYKLKEQLIQAVHDNQILIVIGETGSGKTTQITQYLAEAGYTTRGKIGCTQPRRVAAMSVAKRVSEEYGCCLGQEVGYTIRFEDCTSPETVIKYMTDGMLLRECLIDPDLGQYAIIMLDEAHERTIHTDVLFGLLKKTVQKRTDMKLIVTSATLDAVKFSQYFYEAPIFTIPGRTYPVEVLYCKEPETDYLDASLITVMQIHLTEPPGDVLVFLTGQEEIDTACEILYERMKSLGPEVPELIILPVYSALPSEMQTRIFDPAPPGSRKVVIATNIAETSLTIDGIYYVVDPGFVKQKVYNSKTGIDQLVVTPISQAQAKQRAGRAGRTGPGKTYRLYTERAYRDEMLTTNVPEIQRTNLASTVLSLKAMGINDLLSFDFMDAPPMETLITAMEQLYTLGSLDDEGLLTRLGRRMAEFPLEPMLCKMLIMSVHLGCSEEMLTIVSMLSVQNVFYRPKDKQALADQKKAKFHQAEGDHLTLLAVYNSWKNNKFSNPWCYENFIQARSLRRAQDIRKQMLGIMDRHKLDVVTCGKATVRVQKAICSGFFRNAAKKDPQEGYRTLIDQQVVYIHPSSALFNRQPEWVVYHELVLTTKEYMREVTTIDPRWLVEFSPAFFKVSDPTRLSKQKKQQRLEPLYNRYEEPNAWRISRAFRRR; via the exons ATGCGGCCTCCATCAAAGACATCTACAAACAAAG CTTTTGAGCCTGTGGTCAAGCAGAAGAGTGAGAAGGACAAACTGAAGGAGTTGTTTCCTGCGTTATGCAGGCCAGACGATCCAGCTCCTAAG gccatACTAGACGAAGACGACGTGAAAATCGCAGACGCCGCCATGAAGGAGTTGGAGATGTTCATGCCCAGTGTGAGTAGATCAGACTCAAAGAGCAAGAGCAG GTCGGACAAAAAGAGGCGGCACAGCAGAAGCCGGAGCCGAGACAGGGACAGGAGGAGGCGTCATCGTTCTCGGTCCCGCTCTCGCTCTAGATCTCGATCTAGGGACCGTGATCGTCAGAGAGACCGAGACCGTGAGAGGGACCGCGACCGTGGTAAGAAACGTGCGTCTCGCTGGAGTGAGCGCAGTCGCACCCCCAGCCCCcacagagaccgagacagggaCACAAAGGAAGGTTCTGACCGGTGGAAGGACAAACACGTGGACCGCCCACCACCAGAGGAGCCTACCGTGGGAGACATATTCAACGGCAAAATCACCAGCATCATGCAGTTTGGCTGCTTCGTGCAACTGGAGGGGCTGAG GAAACGCTGGGAGGGGTTGGTGCACATCTCTGAGCTACGCAGAGAAGGACGTGTTGCCAATGTGGCTGATGTGGTCCAGAAAGGTCAACGAGTCAAGATCAAGGTGCTGTCCTTTACTGGCTCCAAGACCAGTCTCAGCATGAAG GATGTGGACCAGGAAACTGGGGAGGACCTGAACCCCAACAGAAGGAGGAACCAGGGCCCTGATGGTGAGGAGGAGAAAATCATGAGGAACCCCGACCGCCCAACCAACCTCAACCTGGGCCACGCCCCTGAGTTGGAGGATGACACACTGGAACGCAAGAGACTGACCAAGATATCTGACCCCGAGAAGTGGGAAATCAAACAA ATGATTGCTGCTAATGTTCTTTCTAAAGAGGAGTTCCCTGACTTTGACGAGGAGACTGGTATCCTCCCCAAAGTTGATGACGAAGAAG ATGAGGACCTGGAAATTGAGCTGGTGGAGGAGGAGCCTCCGTTCCTGAgaggacacactaaacagagtaTGGACATGAGCCCTGTCAAGATTGTTAAG AATCCAGACGGCTCGCTGTCCCAGGCTGCCATGATGCAGAGTGCATTGGctaaggagaggagggaggtgaagCAGTGTCAGCGAGAGGCTGAGATGGACTCTATCCCCATGGGCCTGAACAAACACTGGGTAGACCCTCTGCCTGATG TTGATGGAAGGCAGATTGCAGCCAACATGAGAGGAATCGGCATGATGCCAACTGACATCCCGGAGTGGAAGAAACATGCCTTTGGAGGCAACAAGGCCTCTTACGGCAAGAAGACGGCAATGTCCatcctggagcagagagagagcctgCCCATCTACAAGCTCAAAGAGCAGCTCATACAG GCTGTCCACGATAACCAGATCTTGATTGTTATTGGAGAGACTGGTTCTGGGAAAACTACCCAGATCACCCAGTACCTGGCCGAGGCGGGCTACACCACTCGGGGGAAGATCGGCTGCACTCAGCCCCGTCGTGTGGCAGCCATGTCTGTGGCCAAGAGAGTCTCCGAAGAGTATGGTTGCTGTCTGGGCCAGGAG GTGGGCTACACCATCCGTTTTGAGGACTGCACCAGCCCTGAGACGGTGATCAAGTACATGACAGACGGTATGTTGCTGAGAGAGTGTTTGATAGATCCGGACCTTGGCCAGTACGCCATCATCATGTTGGATGAGGCCCACGAGAGGACCATCCATACCGATGTGCTCTTCGGTCTGCTCAAGAAG ACTGTGCAGAAACGCACAGACATGAAGCTGATTGTCACTTCAGCCACGCTAGATGCCGTCAAGTTCTCCCAGTACTTCTACGAAGCGCCCATCTTTACCATCCCAGGACGTACCTATCCAGTGGAGGTGCTCTACTGCAAAGAGCCTGAGACGGACTACCTGGACGCCAGTCTCATCACCGTCATGCAGATCCACCTGACCGAGCCTCCAG GTGATGTCCTGGTGTTTCTGACGGGTCAGGAGGAGATTGACACCGCTTGTGAGATCTTGTATGAACGGATGAAGTCTCTGGGACCTGAAGTGCCCGAACTCATCATTCTACCTGTCTACTCTGCGCTGCCAAGCGAGATGCAGACCCGTATCTTTGACCCTGCTCCCCCCGGCAGCAGAAAGGTTGTCATTGCCACTAACATTGCTGAGACGTCTCTGACCATTGACGGTATCTACTACGTTGTGGACCCAGGATTTGTGAAGCAAAAGGTGTACAACTCCAAGACTGGTATTGACCAGCTGGTGGTGACTCCCATTTCACAG GCCCAAGCCAAGCAGCGGGCTGGTAGAGCTGGAAGAACTGGCCCAGGGAAGACCTACAGGCTGTACACCGAGAGAGCATACAGAGACGAGATGCTCACCACCAACGTGCCTGAGATCCAGAGAACTAACTTGGCCAGCACTGTGCTGTCCCTCAAG GCCATGGGCATCAATGACCTGCTATCGTTTGATTTCATGGACGCTCCACCCATGGAGACTCTGATCACTGCCATGGAGCAGCTCTACACTCTGGGGTCTCTGGACGATGAAGGGTTGCTCACTCGTCTCGGACGCAGG ATGGCGGAGTTCCCTCTGGAGCCCATGCTGTGTAAGATGCTGATCATGTCCGTCCACCTGGGCTGCAGTGAGGAGATGCTCACCATCGTCTCCATGCTGTCTGTGCAGAACGTCTTCTACAGGCCCAAG GACAAGCAGGCCCTGGCTGACCAGAAGAAGGCCAAGTTCCACCAGGCCGAGGGAGACCACCTTACTCTGCTGGCTGTCTATAACTCCTGGAAGAACAACAAGTTCTCCAACCCCTGGTGCTACGAGAACTTCATCCAGGCTCGTTCCTTGCGCAGAGCCCAGGATATCCGCAAACAGATGCTGGGTATCATGGACAG ACATAAACTGGATGTGGTGACTTGTGGAAAGGCCACGGTGCGTGTGCAGAAGGCCATCTGCAGTGGTTTCTTCCGGAACGCAGCCAAAAAGGATCCCCAGGAGGGCTACCGTACGCTCATTGACCAGCAGGTGGTGTACATCCACCCCTCCAGTGCCCTGTTCAACCGCCAGCCTGAGTG GGTGGTGTACCATGAGTTGGTGCTGACCACTAAGGAGTACATGAGGGAGGTGACCACCATTGACCCACGCTGGCTGGTAGAGTTCTCGCCGGCCTTTTTCAAAGTGTCCGACCCCACGCGCCTCAGCAAACAGAAGAAGCAGCAGCGCCTCGAGCCCCTCTACAACCGTTACGAGGAGCCCAACGCTTGGAGAATCTCCCGCGCCTTTCGGCGGCGCTAG
- the LOC109869954 gene encoding ATP-dependent RNA helicase DHX8 isoform X1 has product MVSYSIKFQTCLLLVSSENKTISWRMANIGDNELEQLEYLSLVSKVCTELDNHLGISDKDLAEFVISLAEKQPTFDGFKSLLLKNGAEFTDSLVGNLLRLIQTMRPPSKTSTNKAFEPVVKQKSEKDKLKELFPALCRPDDPAPKAILDEDDVKIADAAMKELEMFMPSVSRSDSKSKSRSDKKRRHSRSRSRDRDRRRRHRSRSRSRSRSRSRDRDRQRDRDRERDRDRGKKRASRWSERSRTPSPHRDRDRDTKEGSDRWKDKHVDRPPPEEPTVGDIFNGKITSIMQFGCFVQLEGLRKRWEGLVHISELRREGRVANVADVVQKGQRVKIKVLSFTGSKTSLSMKDVDQETGEDLNPNRRRNQGPDGEEEKIMRNPDRPTNLNLGHAPELEDDTLERKRLTKISDPEKWEIKQMIAANVLSKEEFPDFDEETGILPKVDDEEDEDLEIELVEEEPPFLRGHTKQSMDMSPVKIVKNPDGSLSQAAMMQSALAKERREVKQCQREAEMDSIPMGLNKHWVDPLPDVDGRQIAANMRGIGMMPTDIPEWKKHAFGGNKASYGKKTAMSILEQRESLPIYKLKEQLIQAVHDNQILIVIGETGSGKTTQITQYLAEAGYTTRGKIGCTQPRRVAAMSVAKRVSEEYGCCLGQEVGYTIRFEDCTSPETVIKYMTDGMLLRECLIDPDLGQYAIIMLDEAHERTIHTDVLFGLLKKTVQKRTDMKLIVTSATLDAVKFSQYFYEAPIFTIPGRTYPVEVLYCKEPETDYLDASLITVMQIHLTEPPGDVLVFLTGQEEIDTACEILYERMKSLGPEVPELIILPVYSALPSEMQTRIFDPAPPGSRKVVIATNIAETSLTIDGIYYVVDPGFVKQKVYNSKTGIDQLVVTPISQAQAKQRAGRAGRTGPGKTYRLYTERAYRDEMLTTNVPEIQRTNLASTVLSLKAMGINDLLSFDFMDAPPMETLITAMEQLYTLGSLDDEGLLTRLGRRMAEFPLEPMLCKMLIMSVHLGCSEEMLTIVSMLSVQNVFYRPKDKQALADQKKAKFHQAEGDHLTLLAVYNSWKNNKFSNPWCYENFIQARSLRRAQDIRKQMLGIMDRHKLDVVTCGKATVRVQKAICSGFFRNAAKKDPQEGYRTLIDQQVVYIHPSSALFNRQPEWVVYHELVLTTKEYMREVTTIDPRWLVEFSPAFFKVSDPTRLSKQKKQQRLEPLYNRYEEPNAWRISRAFRRR; this is encoded by the exons CCGAGTTTGTCATCAGTCTTGCTGAAAAGCAACCAACGTTTGATGGCTTTAAATCACTTCTATTGAAAAATGGCGCAGAATTCACA GATTCACTTGTTGGCAATTTGCTCAGACTTATTCAAACGATGCGGCCTCCATCAAAGACATCTACAAACAAAG CTTTTGAGCCTGTGGTCAAGCAGAAGAGTGAGAAGGACAAACTGAAGGAGTTGTTTCCTGCGTTATGCAGGCCAGACGATCCAGCTCCTAAG gccatACTAGACGAAGACGACGTGAAAATCGCAGACGCCGCCATGAAGGAGTTGGAGATGTTCATGCCCAGTGTGAGTAGATCAGACTCAAAGAGCAAGAGCAG GTCGGACAAAAAGAGGCGGCACAGCAGAAGCCGGAGCCGAGACAGGGACAGGAGGAGGCGTCATCGTTCTCGGTCCCGCTCTCGCTCTAGATCTCGATCTAGGGACCGTGATCGTCAGAGAGACCGAGACCGTGAGAGGGACCGCGACCGTGGTAAGAAACGTGCGTCTCGCTGGAGTGAGCGCAGTCGCACCCCCAGCCCCcacagagaccgagacagggaCACAAAGGAAGGTTCTGACCGGTGGAAGGACAAACACGTGGACCGCCCACCACCAGAGGAGCCTACCGTGGGAGACATATTCAACGGCAAAATCACCAGCATCATGCAGTTTGGCTGCTTCGTGCAACTGGAGGGGCTGAG GAAACGCTGGGAGGGGTTGGTGCACATCTCTGAGCTACGCAGAGAAGGACGTGTTGCCAATGTGGCTGATGTGGTCCAGAAAGGTCAACGAGTCAAGATCAAGGTGCTGTCCTTTACTGGCTCCAAGACCAGTCTCAGCATGAAG GATGTGGACCAGGAAACTGGGGAGGACCTGAACCCCAACAGAAGGAGGAACCAGGGCCCTGATGGTGAGGAGGAGAAAATCATGAGGAACCCCGACCGCCCAACCAACCTCAACCTGGGCCACGCCCCTGAGTTGGAGGATGACACACTGGAACGCAAGAGACTGACCAAGATATCTGACCCCGAGAAGTGGGAAATCAAACAA ATGATTGCTGCTAATGTTCTTTCTAAAGAGGAGTTCCCTGACTTTGACGAGGAGACTGGTATCCTCCCCAAAGTTGATGACGAAGAAG ATGAGGACCTGGAAATTGAGCTGGTGGAGGAGGAGCCTCCGTTCCTGAgaggacacactaaacagagtaTGGACATGAGCCCTGTCAAGATTGTTAAG AATCCAGACGGCTCGCTGTCCCAGGCTGCCATGATGCAGAGTGCATTGGctaaggagaggagggaggtgaagCAGTGTCAGCGAGAGGCTGAGATGGACTCTATCCCCATGGGCCTGAACAAACACTGGGTAGACCCTCTGCCTGATG TTGATGGAAGGCAGATTGCAGCCAACATGAGAGGAATCGGCATGATGCCAACTGACATCCCGGAGTGGAAGAAACATGCCTTTGGAGGCAACAAGGCCTCTTACGGCAAGAAGACGGCAATGTCCatcctggagcagagagagagcctgCCCATCTACAAGCTCAAAGAGCAGCTCATACAG GCTGTCCACGATAACCAGATCTTGATTGTTATTGGAGAGACTGGTTCTGGGAAAACTACCCAGATCACCCAGTACCTGGCCGAGGCGGGCTACACCACTCGGGGGAAGATCGGCTGCACTCAGCCCCGTCGTGTGGCAGCCATGTCTGTGGCCAAGAGAGTCTCCGAAGAGTATGGTTGCTGTCTGGGCCAGGAG GTGGGCTACACCATCCGTTTTGAGGACTGCACCAGCCCTGAGACGGTGATCAAGTACATGACAGACGGTATGTTGCTGAGAGAGTGTTTGATAGATCCGGACCTTGGCCAGTACGCCATCATCATGTTGGATGAGGCCCACGAGAGGACCATCCATACCGATGTGCTCTTCGGTCTGCTCAAGAAG ACTGTGCAGAAACGCACAGACATGAAGCTGATTGTCACTTCAGCCACGCTAGATGCCGTCAAGTTCTCCCAGTACTTCTACGAAGCGCCCATCTTTACCATCCCAGGACGTACCTATCCAGTGGAGGTGCTCTACTGCAAAGAGCCTGAGACGGACTACCTGGACGCCAGTCTCATCACCGTCATGCAGATCCACCTGACCGAGCCTCCAG GTGATGTCCTGGTGTTTCTGACGGGTCAGGAGGAGATTGACACCGCTTGTGAGATCTTGTATGAACGGATGAAGTCTCTGGGACCTGAAGTGCCCGAACTCATCATTCTACCTGTCTACTCTGCGCTGCCAAGCGAGATGCAGACCCGTATCTTTGACCCTGCTCCCCCCGGCAGCAGAAAGGTTGTCATTGCCACTAACATTGCTGAGACGTCTCTGACCATTGACGGTATCTACTACGTTGTGGACCCAGGATTTGTGAAGCAAAAGGTGTACAACTCCAAGACTGGTATTGACCAGCTGGTGGTGACTCCCATTTCACAG GCCCAAGCCAAGCAGCGGGCTGGTAGAGCTGGAAGAACTGGCCCAGGGAAGACCTACAGGCTGTACACCGAGAGAGCATACAGAGACGAGATGCTCACCACCAACGTGCCTGAGATCCAGAGAACTAACTTGGCCAGCACTGTGCTGTCCCTCAAG GCCATGGGCATCAATGACCTGCTATCGTTTGATTTCATGGACGCTCCACCCATGGAGACTCTGATCACTGCCATGGAGCAGCTCTACACTCTGGGGTCTCTGGACGATGAAGGGTTGCTCACTCGTCTCGGACGCAGG ATGGCGGAGTTCCCTCTGGAGCCCATGCTGTGTAAGATGCTGATCATGTCCGTCCACCTGGGCTGCAGTGAGGAGATGCTCACCATCGTCTCCATGCTGTCTGTGCAGAACGTCTTCTACAGGCCCAAG GACAAGCAGGCCCTGGCTGACCAGAAGAAGGCCAAGTTCCACCAGGCCGAGGGAGACCACCTTACTCTGCTGGCTGTCTATAACTCCTGGAAGAACAACAAGTTCTCCAACCCCTGGTGCTACGAGAACTTCATCCAGGCTCGTTCCTTGCGCAGAGCCCAGGATATCCGCAAACAGATGCTGGGTATCATGGACAG ACATAAACTGGATGTGGTGACTTGTGGAAAGGCCACGGTGCGTGTGCAGAAGGCCATCTGCAGTGGTTTCTTCCGGAACGCAGCCAAAAAGGATCCCCAGGAGGGCTACCGTACGCTCATTGACCAGCAGGTGGTGTACATCCACCCCTCCAGTGCCCTGTTCAACCGCCAGCCTGAGTG GGTGGTGTACCATGAGTTGGTGCTGACCACTAAGGAGTACATGAGGGAGGTGACCACCATTGACCCACGCTGGCTGGTAGAGTTCTCGCCGGCCTTTTTCAAAGTGTCCGACCCCACGCGCCTCAGCAAACAGAAGAAGCAGCAGCGCCTCGAGCCCCTCTACAACCGTTACGAGGAGCCCAACGCTTGGAGAATCTCCCGCGCCTTTCGGCGGCGCTAG
- the LOC109869954 gene encoding ATP-dependent RNA helicase DHX8 isoform X2 encodes MANIGDNELEQLEYLSLVSKVCTELDNHLGISDKDLAEFVISLAEKQPTFDGFKSLLLKNGAEFTDSLVGNLLRLIQTMRPPSKTSTNKAFEPVVKQKSEKDKLKELFPALCRPDDPAPKAILDEDDVKIADAAMKELEMFMPSVSRSDSKSKSRSDKKRRHSRSRSRDRDRRRRHRSRSRSRSRSRSRDRDRQRDRDRERDRDRGKKRASRWSERSRTPSPHRDRDRDTKEGSDRWKDKHVDRPPPEEPTVGDIFNGKITSIMQFGCFVQLEGLRKRWEGLVHISELRREGRVANVADVVQKGQRVKIKVLSFTGSKTSLSMKDVDQETGEDLNPNRRRNQGPDGEEEKIMRNPDRPTNLNLGHAPELEDDTLERKRLTKISDPEKWEIKQMIAANVLSKEEFPDFDEETGILPKVDDEEDEDLEIELVEEEPPFLRGHTKQSMDMSPVKIVKNPDGSLSQAAMMQSALAKERREVKQCQREAEMDSIPMGLNKHWVDPLPDVDGRQIAANMRGIGMMPTDIPEWKKHAFGGNKASYGKKTAMSILEQRESLPIYKLKEQLIQAVHDNQILIVIGETGSGKTTQITQYLAEAGYTTRGKIGCTQPRRVAAMSVAKRVSEEYGCCLGQEVGYTIRFEDCTSPETVIKYMTDGMLLRECLIDPDLGQYAIIMLDEAHERTIHTDVLFGLLKKTVQKRTDMKLIVTSATLDAVKFSQYFYEAPIFTIPGRTYPVEVLYCKEPETDYLDASLITVMQIHLTEPPGDVLVFLTGQEEIDTACEILYERMKSLGPEVPELIILPVYSALPSEMQTRIFDPAPPGSRKVVIATNIAETSLTIDGIYYVVDPGFVKQKVYNSKTGIDQLVVTPISQAQAKQRAGRAGRTGPGKTYRLYTERAYRDEMLTTNVPEIQRTNLASTVLSLKAMGINDLLSFDFMDAPPMETLITAMEQLYTLGSLDDEGLLTRLGRRMAEFPLEPMLCKMLIMSVHLGCSEEMLTIVSMLSVQNVFYRPKDKQALADQKKAKFHQAEGDHLTLLAVYNSWKNNKFSNPWCYENFIQARSLRRAQDIRKQMLGIMDRHKLDVVTCGKATVRVQKAICSGFFRNAAKKDPQEGYRTLIDQQVVYIHPSSALFNRQPEW; translated from the exons CCGAGTTTGTCATCAGTCTTGCTGAAAAGCAACCAACGTTTGATGGCTTTAAATCACTTCTATTGAAAAATGGCGCAGAATTCACA GATTCACTTGTTGGCAATTTGCTCAGACTTATTCAAACGATGCGGCCTCCATCAAAGACATCTACAAACAAAG CTTTTGAGCCTGTGGTCAAGCAGAAGAGTGAGAAGGACAAACTGAAGGAGTTGTTTCCTGCGTTATGCAGGCCAGACGATCCAGCTCCTAAG gccatACTAGACGAAGACGACGTGAAAATCGCAGACGCCGCCATGAAGGAGTTGGAGATGTTCATGCCCAGTGTGAGTAGATCAGACTCAAAGAGCAAGAGCAG GTCGGACAAAAAGAGGCGGCACAGCAGAAGCCGGAGCCGAGACAGGGACAGGAGGAGGCGTCATCGTTCTCGGTCCCGCTCTCGCTCTAGATCTCGATCTAGGGACCGTGATCGTCAGAGAGACCGAGACCGTGAGAGGGACCGCGACCGTGGTAAGAAACGTGCGTCTCGCTGGAGTGAGCGCAGTCGCACCCCCAGCCCCcacagagaccgagacagggaCACAAAGGAAGGTTCTGACCGGTGGAAGGACAAACACGTGGACCGCCCACCACCAGAGGAGCCTACCGTGGGAGACATATTCAACGGCAAAATCACCAGCATCATGCAGTTTGGCTGCTTCGTGCAACTGGAGGGGCTGAG GAAACGCTGGGAGGGGTTGGTGCACATCTCTGAGCTACGCAGAGAAGGACGTGTTGCCAATGTGGCTGATGTGGTCCAGAAAGGTCAACGAGTCAAGATCAAGGTGCTGTCCTTTACTGGCTCCAAGACCAGTCTCAGCATGAAG GATGTGGACCAGGAAACTGGGGAGGACCTGAACCCCAACAGAAGGAGGAACCAGGGCCCTGATGGTGAGGAGGAGAAAATCATGAGGAACCCCGACCGCCCAACCAACCTCAACCTGGGCCACGCCCCTGAGTTGGAGGATGACACACTGGAACGCAAGAGACTGACCAAGATATCTGACCCCGAGAAGTGGGAAATCAAACAA ATGATTGCTGCTAATGTTCTTTCTAAAGAGGAGTTCCCTGACTTTGACGAGGAGACTGGTATCCTCCCCAAAGTTGATGACGAAGAAG ATGAGGACCTGGAAATTGAGCTGGTGGAGGAGGAGCCTCCGTTCCTGAgaggacacactaaacagagtaTGGACATGAGCCCTGTCAAGATTGTTAAG AATCCAGACGGCTCGCTGTCCCAGGCTGCCATGATGCAGAGTGCATTGGctaaggagaggagggaggtgaagCAGTGTCAGCGAGAGGCTGAGATGGACTCTATCCCCATGGGCCTGAACAAACACTGGGTAGACCCTCTGCCTGATG TTGATGGAAGGCAGATTGCAGCCAACATGAGAGGAATCGGCATGATGCCAACTGACATCCCGGAGTGGAAGAAACATGCCTTTGGAGGCAACAAGGCCTCTTACGGCAAGAAGACGGCAATGTCCatcctggagcagagagagagcctgCCCATCTACAAGCTCAAAGAGCAGCTCATACAG GCTGTCCACGATAACCAGATCTTGATTGTTATTGGAGAGACTGGTTCTGGGAAAACTACCCAGATCACCCAGTACCTGGCCGAGGCGGGCTACACCACTCGGGGGAAGATCGGCTGCACTCAGCCCCGTCGTGTGGCAGCCATGTCTGTGGCCAAGAGAGTCTCCGAAGAGTATGGTTGCTGTCTGGGCCAGGAG GTGGGCTACACCATCCGTTTTGAGGACTGCACCAGCCCTGAGACGGTGATCAAGTACATGACAGACGGTATGTTGCTGAGAGAGTGTTTGATAGATCCGGACCTTGGCCAGTACGCCATCATCATGTTGGATGAGGCCCACGAGAGGACCATCCATACCGATGTGCTCTTCGGTCTGCTCAAGAAG ACTGTGCAGAAACGCACAGACATGAAGCTGATTGTCACTTCAGCCACGCTAGATGCCGTCAAGTTCTCCCAGTACTTCTACGAAGCGCCCATCTTTACCATCCCAGGACGTACCTATCCAGTGGAGGTGCTCTACTGCAAAGAGCCTGAGACGGACTACCTGGACGCCAGTCTCATCACCGTCATGCAGATCCACCTGACCGAGCCTCCAG GTGATGTCCTGGTGTTTCTGACGGGTCAGGAGGAGATTGACACCGCTTGTGAGATCTTGTATGAACGGATGAAGTCTCTGGGACCTGAAGTGCCCGAACTCATCATTCTACCTGTCTACTCTGCGCTGCCAAGCGAGATGCAGACCCGTATCTTTGACCCTGCTCCCCCCGGCAGCAGAAAGGTTGTCATTGCCACTAACATTGCTGAGACGTCTCTGACCATTGACGGTATCTACTACGTTGTGGACCCAGGATTTGTGAAGCAAAAGGTGTACAACTCCAAGACTGGTATTGACCAGCTGGTGGTGACTCCCATTTCACAG GCCCAAGCCAAGCAGCGGGCTGGTAGAGCTGGAAGAACTGGCCCAGGGAAGACCTACAGGCTGTACACCGAGAGAGCATACAGAGACGAGATGCTCACCACCAACGTGCCTGAGATCCAGAGAACTAACTTGGCCAGCACTGTGCTGTCCCTCAAG GCCATGGGCATCAATGACCTGCTATCGTTTGATTTCATGGACGCTCCACCCATGGAGACTCTGATCACTGCCATGGAGCAGCTCTACACTCTGGGGTCTCTGGACGATGAAGGGTTGCTCACTCGTCTCGGACGCAGG ATGGCGGAGTTCCCTCTGGAGCCCATGCTGTGTAAGATGCTGATCATGTCCGTCCACCTGGGCTGCAGTGAGGAGATGCTCACCATCGTCTCCATGCTGTCTGTGCAGAACGTCTTCTACAGGCCCAAG GACAAGCAGGCCCTGGCTGACCAGAAGAAGGCCAAGTTCCACCAGGCCGAGGGAGACCACCTTACTCTGCTGGCTGTCTATAACTCCTGGAAGAACAACAAGTTCTCCAACCCCTGGTGCTACGAGAACTTCATCCAGGCTCGTTCCTTGCGCAGAGCCCAGGATATCCGCAAACAGATGCTGGGTATCATGGACAG ACATAAACTGGATGTGGTGACTTGTGGAAAGGCCACGGTGCGTGTGCAGAAGGCCATCTGCAGTGGTTTCTTCCGGAACGCAGCCAAAAAGGATCCCCAGGAGGGCTACCGTACGCTCATTGACCAGCAGGTGGTGTACATCCACCCCTCCAGTGCCCTGTTCAACCGCCAGCCTGAGTGGTGA